CATTAATCTATTATTAATTTATCTTTGGGAGAttgaagtttttattattttcttctagtgTGCCAGAAAATATACTGTTCGccttgtttgaaaaaaaaaatacagatacagacagATAATATGTACTAGATATATTGTAATTGtaatacaatatataaaaataaaaaaaaacccaaacccattgccgtcgagtcgattccaactcatagtgagtctgtaggacagagtggaactgccccatagcatttccaaggagcagctggtggattcaaactgctgaccttttggttaagagccgtagcacttaaccactgagacaccagggtTCTAATATAGTATATATTAGATGTATTAtatacctgggtggtgcagacggttaacatgcttggctgctaattaaaacgTTAGAGGTTAGAGgtgcgtcagaagaaaggcctggtgatttacttccaaaaaatcagccattgaaaagtctATAAaatccagttctactctgacaaacacatAATTTGccatttgactcaatggcattctATCTATTACTTATTAGATAGAcatgatattatatatatatctatctataagCTTATAAGCttattcaaaagaaaaattttctgaTGTTGCCTGGTGcgattttcttattgattttttccCGTCTTGTACACTCAGCTAGCAGACGTCAGCTGTGGGAATGGGGATTTAGAATGTTAATAGAAGTCGAAGTCCAAACACTCGGGCTGCGTTCACAGTTTCATTTGCCCTGGCAGCACAGGAAGGGTTTTGATAGTAGGCAGATTGGACAAATTGCTTGCCCTTTACCTCTCTCGTAGGGGATCCGTCCCCGTGAGGACAGGCAATACCATGTCACAGCTCTATGAGTACACAAGtcagaaaattaaaatagttACTATGGGAACTTTAACCAGTTCTCCTCTACCATCTGCTCCATGGCTTATTGGGCCTTTCATTATGAGGTAGCATAATACGTCTTCCATTTTGTTGTGCAAGGAGAATGAACTGGAGGTAGCATTCATTCGTGAAACGCATAAAGACATggcacagctttggaaactcggTCCCCTGCCTGGCTGTCAAAGGCCCCTCCCTGCAAAAGCAGGGGTAGGGATGCAGTGGGAACTGGAAGGTTCTAAATTGGACACATCGTCCTATAGCTGGGCAACGATATCCATTTAGAATCTCTGATAGACCAGAACTAACCAAGTGTCAAATTGGAAAGAACACAAAGAACAGACTGGGGATTTGTCTTAACGTATTTTATGTTGCTTAGCACGTGGAGCACCTTCATCCCGCAATCCTGGGTTAGGGGCCGTGCAAACACAGGATCTCATTATCTAGTCTTGTGGGCAACTCTCTGCTCATCCCAGCATActctaagaacaaacagcagGGAGCTGTGTAAATAAGTATTCCAGGAAGTGAATCAGAGATGGGACAGCAGAGGGCTGAGTGTTCAATTGAACAGCTTCTAATTCTTGAGTGAAACCACGGCCCATGTGCACTGCCTTTGGGATTTCTTCCCTGCAGTGAGTTCTTCCCAGTTCTCAGAGAAGAAGAACTCAAGGTAACACACCTCTCCCTCCTCATCTTGCTGTGTCCCTTCAGCTCAGAGACCACTGTCAGCTGCCCGTCACACGCGTCCTCAGAGGCAACAACATTTTTCTCACAAAGCCACCTCTTCAGGCCTGCCAGCCAGAAACATTcttagaaaagcaaaagcaaatattgaaaatatcatcTAGCAAGACAAGGCCTAATTTTATTCCTTTACTCACTCTTAGAAGTATCATGGAAGCTTCTGCCTTCATCTAATAAATCAATGAGAGAGTGTCAAGTTTTCCTGAATACCACTTCAGAGTTCCTTTTTATTACCAAGGTCTTCGAAATCTTCTGCCAGACCTACCAATTTTTGTGCCATTGATTAATTCATCTTTATGTGTTTAAAGAAAAAGGGGGTGATGTGTATTAGATCAGGAGTCAGCAAACCGTGGCCAGTGAGCCAAGTTCAGCCGgcagcctgtttttgtaaataaagttttactggaacacagccacactcattccTTCTTATAGTGTGGGCAGCAGCTTTTGCTCTGCaacggcagagttgagtagttgcaacagaggccAGAAGGTTGGCCAAGACTGAAATATTCACTGGCCTTTAACTCAGAAAGCCTGTCGACCTCTGCTTATCTGACTATACCTTTAGTAAGGTCATACAAGATATAAGCTCATTTCCAGGTGGCCGAATGTGACTtccattaaatgggaaatacAGAGAAGCACATAAAGAACttctatgcatgtgtgtgtacacagtCAGAACACCCACCTAGTGATTTAGTGACTACATTGCTGTGCAGCCTGTGGCAGTGTGTTCAGGTGAGGTCTGGGCCCCTGCAAAGCGTGTTACAGATCCCAGTGAGTATTAATAGTATGTTTAATGCAGGGGGACTGAACCTGTTCTGGCTGCCAGTCACACGGCTGAAAAGTTTGCAAGGCCCTTTTCATCGCATTCCAAATTTCCCCAGCAAAATCCAGTTGTCTTGAATTACTTCCCAAGAACAACCTTGCTGGAATGCTTCGAAATCAGTGGCCTACTTTGAAGCCCTTTGAAAACAGTTCCATAATCCTTCGGCCTCAGATAGGTTTTTGGCAGAGAGTTAACATTCCGTGTGGTTTCCTGGCAGGATTCTCCCTCCCACACTCCCTTCATTAAGAATTCAGTGTCACACCGTACAAGAGGGTAAATAAAGTGGAATAACCAGGCTTGCAAGTGAAGACACCTCAGGACCCATTAGTTAAAGAAATGGATTTTTTGGACAAGGATTTGCAGAAACGGGAGTGTCAGGGTGTCCTGCTTTGAAAAATAAACTTCCTGACTAATTTCATTaaattgggttttttggttacttGCAGTCCACTTCGGAGGGCAAACCGGGCCATCAAAATGGTAGCTTTATGCTGTAGTTAGCCCACGGCTTGACTTTAAATTTGGGAGGTTAGACAATAGTAGGCAGATGAATCATTTGATAAGCtatctccttccctcctctggtTCCATTCTTTAGCACACACTTTCTGAGCGCCTACTGTGTGCCTCGCGCTGGGCCAGATAGGGAAGATGCGCGATTAAAAATACATGCATGACTTCAGAAAGCTGTCTCCTGGAGGAGGCAGACAAGGAAATAGAGTCTCAAAAAACAGTGCAGTAAGGACCATGGGGTGCAGGAACCACAGAAAACTCAGCCAGGGTGGTCAGGCAAAAACCTCCAGAATATAGAAGCACCTGAGCTGAGCCGTCAAGCACAAGCAGGGTGTATCTTAGGTAGCCAGGGGTGTTCTAGGTGGAGGCAGCGGTGGGAAAGGACTTGTTCTGGAATATTTGAAGGTCTCCCAGTCTCCCATATGAGTGATCAGTAAGAAGTTGGGAGTGGGTAGAGGGGAAGCTGAAAAGTAAAACAGGAACCGAATCAGAAAGGGAAACTTTTATCTTACTAAATTATCGGGATGTTATCCTAGCCATTAAAAGCGCTAAGCAATGGACTGACGTGATTCCTCAGCCCTGAAACACTGTCCCATCACCTGATTTTCCAAGTGTCATTTGCCTGTTCTGTCTCCCTGTGCTAGAGGTGCTCCTGGATCCCTGTCGGACTTGGTGCCCTGCATCCTCCTGCCAGGctgtgtgccagctccaggagatggGGCTGCAGACCCCTCAGCTGGTGCAGTGCAAAGCTTGTGACATGGAATTCTGCTCCGCCTGTAAAGCCAGCTGGCACCCCGGCAAGGGCTGCCAAGACAGCATGCCAGTCACCTTCCTTCCAGGGGAAACCAGGTAACTCTGAGCACAAGCTGCCCACAGGGTGAGGGTTCAGGGCTGGGAAGGGGAAACTCACTTCCCCCGTTCAAGAGAGGACAGGGGTGTGCTTGATCAGCCTTACCACATGCTCATCCTCCCGAGTTTCATTCAGACCtctctttgtctgtctgtctgtttatAATTTAGTGTTTACTTATTTTTGAGAACTGACTGTGTGCCCTGCACTAAGCAAGGTCCTGGGGATATAAAGATGTATAACAAACAAAGTTAGACGCTGCCTGCTTTGGAAAGACAAACACGTGAACAGTTAATTACTATTTGGGATTTTATGTTCTATGATACCTGAGATTTTCCCAAGCTTTGGAAGGTGATCCAAAATGGAGGTGCAGAAACAGGAGCAATACTAGTGGGCAATGGTTAGAAATAACAGAGGGGTCATCAGAAACAGGTTCCCAGGTTCCCAGATTCCCAGGCCAAGGTGGGTACATCTTCCTAAAATAGCGAGCCAAGTAGGTAGGATAAGGAGTCCcagtggcatgatggttaagcgctaggctgctacctgaaaggttggcggtttgaactctcCCAGCAACTgtttgggaggaagacctggcaatctgcttccacaaaggttccaaacccactgctgtcaagtcagttctgactcattgtgaccctataggcgGGGGCTGATTATCCGATAGGCAAGGTAAtcatttgtagtgaacaatttcacatgttttcACCACATCAGACATTCCGCTTCTAGGTCTGGCTGTCATCTGTCTCTTTTccaaccccatagcaccttcctatagaatcaaagcctcttttcacatTTACAGTCCCCGACAGGGCCGAATGACCCGGTAAGCACAGATAATAATCTGTAGTGAATGATCTTTATATGTGGTgagacccatgtgaaattgttcactacaggcaATCTggtttaccttgcctattggctaATCTGTCACTTCCtgtgcccccatagggcttccaaggctgtaatctttatggaaacagacttccgcatctttctcccactgagcggctggtgggtttgaaccgctgacctatcggttagcagcccagcactttaaccactgtgccaccaaggctccttcccataaagattacagcctagaaaaccctatggggcagttctgctctgtcacatggagttgctagaagtcagaatcaactcattggcccctaacaacaacattaggaaAAGTATGAAAAAACAACCCTGTTTGTGCCCCTCTTCTCCCCCACAgccagattgccaggctttaaGCCTGGGTGAGGCTCCTTGGATAACAActattaagcgcttggctactaaccaaaggttggtggtttgaacccacctagaggaacctcggaagaaaagcctggcagtctgtttctgaaaggtcacatccatgaaaatcctatggagcacagttctactctgcaacacatggggtcaccatgagtcagaatcggttcGACGGTGACTGGTTTGGTGGTTGTGCCCAGGATGAAATTGTAGCGTCATTATGTGGACCTTGAAATGATTTGTTTCAGCCATAAGAAATTGACAATATTCAACCCTTTTTCATCGGCAGTTTCGTATGGTTCAACTAGATAgagttgttccttcccctccTGAAGCCACATGCCTCATAAAAGAACTCCTGATGACTGCCCATTATCCGTTAGCTGTGGGCTTGCCTGAGGGTGCCGTCACCCTGCTGCCTTCAATCTTCTTGTCCAGcttctcccttcccactctgctcACCCCCTAGCCCCCCACGATCCCCAAAACCTGACTTGTGGGCCTGGAATACACCCCTTCACTGCCCTGTGCCGGCGCATGTATTCCTTAGGCCTGGTGTACCCCTTCACCACCCCCTCCTTTTCCTGGGGGACTCACAGCTGTGCTTCAAGAGCTGGCTCATGACCCCTTCTCTGTGAAGCTTTTACAGTTTCCCAGGGCAGGGTTAGTGACTCCACCCTCAGCGTTTCCACTGCAGATTGCCTTTATAGATTACAATCCGAGCCATATTGTGTTTTAATTTATCCGTTTACATAGCTAACTCTTCCGTTAGGCTGAGCTCTTGATGTCGTGtcctgtggtttttatctttatcTCCCCCGATCTTGAAGTACAGCAGGCACTCACTCGCTCACGTGCTTGAATAAATCACTTAAGTTACACTTACAGGGTTTTAATAGCCCagcccaaacctactgccatcaggttgattctgactcatagcaaccctataggatagggtataactgccccatagggtttctgaggctgtaaatctttaaggaagtaggcTCCTCAGGTTTTTCtcacatggagcagctggtgggttagaaccaccaacctttgtttagcagttgagctctttaaccactgtgccatcaagatgcttttgaaattttataCAAAGTGATATCCTTCttatatggataaaaaaaatatatatatggatatatggaTATAAATCAAAATAATTGATTTCCAGGgtagagaagaagaaagtagagTGCAGAGTGGGGCTATTACCCTGCTGAAGCAATTATCTGTCTAAAAGAGAAACTTCCCTATTAAATGAGCATGTGGTTCTGCTAAGCAAGAAGACAAGGAATGAGAAAGAACCAGTGTACTTCTCCTGGGTGGAAtggaggagggggcccagccctgATAGTTTCTTTAGCCTGAAAGCTTATCAAGATGGAGGATGGTGAATGTTTGGAGCCGGATGACTTACTATTTCTTCATCTGCTGTCCTGGTCTCATTTAAATCATTCCACAAGGACAATTTAAATCAAAATTCATAAACCTCAGTttgtgaaaatttaaaattagatTGTACATAAAAACCTGAACTTCTGGCTTCTTGGACAATTCTGAATATTTAGCCACATGGGGCACACGTAACTTGGAAAAGCAGCAGCTGCCTCTTAGAGGGAGTATGTGCTGCCTGCAGTTTGCCACAGTCCTCACTGCTCCCTCTTGTGTTCCTGGTACTCAGGCTGTCATTTATAACTCAGTTATTTTTTATAGagttaagaaaaaaagttttaaatttccctttgttgctgttaggtgctgtcgagtcgatttttgactcagagtgaccccatgtgacagagtggagctgtccaatagggctttcttggctgtaatctttacaggagcagatcgccaggtctttctcctacagaactgctgggtggatttgaactgccaaactttaggttagcagccaaatacttaaccattgcTATCTACCACCTGGCCAACTTTACTAATTTGTATTACATGTCTGTCTTtaaagaggagccctgatggcacagtggttaagaactcagctacaaaccaaaagggtccacagtttaaatccaccagatacgctttggaagctctatggggcagttccactctgtcttatagggtcgctgtgagttggaatcgactcaatggcaaccagtttgggtttttttttttttggcccttgAAGATATTCAAGCGTGCAGACTGTGATTTAGACCGTCAAAGACGCCTAtctaattttatatatttgagtTTGTAGTAACAGCTATTATTGATACTATCTTGAAATATAATTGAAATACCAGAAAATGTTGGAAAATCATTGTCTGTTCATGTAAATTTCTATGCATCATGCAGTGCATCAAAACGTACGTGTTTTAACTGTTTTCTCTTTTGCAAAGACTCCCTGAGAGATGCCCTAATCACTCCAGTGATGTTGCCCCTGTTCTTGATATTGCCTTCCAATTAGCTCATGAGTCATATGAGAAAATTGGTTTCATTACTTTAATATCACACCTggcttttaaaacaaaacaatattatCTGGCCTGTTAACTGACTTTAATCACTGAATTTGGTGCCTCATGACTTCTAGCTCTTTCCAAAAGCCAAATTCATCCTCAGAAGGAGGATACAGATCACGTTTGATCAGAGCTGACTTTGTGTCAGGTCCTGTTTGAGGCATGTTAACTCATTCACCTCTCTGAATCACGTTCTGTGGGGGCCAGTCTGGTCTGTAGGTTACTTTTAAATTGGAGAAAGATTTGAACTAGAGACAGTTTTATCACCTTCTAGTACGAGTATTAACAGCCACCATTCACTGAGTGCTTACTATTGAAGGGCCAGGGCGTGTGCTTATGTATTTAACACTACTAAACTCTTTCAGTCCTCACAATACCCATCAAATGCTATCATCCTCATTTTTGGAGACGAGAAGAATAAGACTGATAATACATAAGTAGTGAAGCCAGGATTTGTCTGTCTGCCTCCAGGATTTGTCTGTCTGCCTCCAGAATTCCTGCTTTTAACTACTATACTGTATTGGCTTCCTTCCCAATATTTCTTATCTGCCACCTTCTGCTAGTGGACAAAAGAGAATCACATATGCCTCTGCAGGGGAGGAGACATGtgcttttgaaaaccctgtggatttaCCCTATGGGAAATCCACTACTAGTCATCAGATAATTCATACTAAAGTGAAACTATATTTACTATTTATACTTTCTGTGACATTTGTGGAAGAACTTTCAGCCAGAATACATGCAACTTGCCAAAATTTACTCAACTTGAATGAATTCATACTGATAaatataatatgttctgaaaaGGCATCTCTCCCAAAGGGAAATCATTTTTCTACATGTTGTTTGATTGATGTAATGAGGTCAAACAATGTAACTAATGTACCCCCATAATCAGTGATAACTACCCTGAACAGTTTACTGCTTATTCTTCCAGATGTTTGCATGCGTATATTTAGCCTTGTTTTTAACATTAATATGTGGGTGGATATCTTTCCATAcccaaagaacaaaaaacccagtgcctaaatatctaatcttttttattatttgcatagTATTATTGGTACCTTGTACTGAAGTACTTCACACATGCTTGATACCACACTGTGTTCTTTTTGGATATAATCGTATACTATCCACACAATGATGGGAACACTAAAGCCCAGAAACGTTATTCCACAGCTAATTAGTGGAGGAGCCAGCACTTGAACTCAGGCTTAAAGCCATTCATGCTGACCCCTGCTAGCCTAACCAGACTTCTCATGAACGGTGTTGTACAGACAAGCCAGATATATCTAACTGATtaatgtgtgtttatgtgtgtgtgtgtttataacttttttttaatggtaaaataGTGCATACAAACACATTATCAACCTATTGGAAAGTAAGCAGATACATGAATAAGTACATAAACTTTAACCATAATCCCATTAATCAGATACCCCCATTAAAAGCCATTTGCCATGTTTTCTTTTGTCTATATGTCTAAATTTACGTATATGGGGGCATTgcttccctcccccccccgccactAACCCAGACTCCCTAACTCATaggtttttggttattgttttctggattttttggttattgttttctggattttttgtttggttggttttgttttgcttcatttaattaaaaaaaaaaaaaaaagggcctcaGTCTGTCTAGTTAATCTAATGCTTCCAGCAGAGCTGATGCTGGCAGATCTCTCCCAGGACCCCACTGAGCAGAAGCCCTAATGGAATTTCTCCTACAGTTCTGCTTTCAAAATGGAAGAGGATGATGCTCCAATCAAACGCTGCCCCAAGTGCAAAGTCTACATTGAACGTGATGAAGGCTGTGCCCAAATGATGTGTAAAAACTGCAAACACGCCTTCTGCTGGTACTGCCTTGAGTCCCTTGACGTGAGTATGGCCTTAAGCTTTAAATTGGTATGTTCAGCTGTGGAGCCCAGACTCAGAGTGAGAAAAATAGAACAACCATTTCCTAAAGAGCTTACAGATTATTCCTGTGAAGTAGGTAAGTAACaacattagaatttttttttttttctgtttgttaaagtgtTAATTCATTGAGGGCATTGCCATCAGAAGATAGTAATTAGTGCAGGAGTTTTGGGGAGGGAAAGATAAGTTCAGGTTTGGGATTCAGCCTTGGTCTTAAATGGATGGATAGAGTCTTAGATTTTGCCCAAGGGAACTGTTAATGGAATGCCAGGGATTAATAGAGCAAGGAAACTAAGCATACTGGACATGGGGCAGTTTCAATACTCAGTGACTCTCACGACATCAGCAGGGCAAAACAGCCTACAAAGCCCTTTCCTGCCCAGTAGaatggaactttccagcctcatATGCCAAGACTCCCGAGTGTACCCTGTATTGAGGCTCTTCCGCTATGAGTGTTTCCTGAACACACCATACCTCTGTGTCTGCCCAAGCTAAGTCCTCCCTCTGTCAGTGTACCAAACTTTTTCTGGATCTTCATGGTCTGATGCAAATGACAGTTCTTTTCAGCAGTGTGTTCTTCTTCACTCATGTTGGGGGGGGGGTAGGGGCAGGGGCAGTGACCATTTTGCCAAGACGATGACTTTATGGCTTTAGATTTAGAACAGTTCATTTGTGCGTATTTTTTGAAAACTCTGCATAAATAGCAGAGCTGATCATCTGTTAAGACCCTTGTAGTTAGTGGCAATCAAAACGAATAATCAAGGCATATCATAAAAGGGATAGATTTATGTCTACTTTGTACAGCAGGGATGAGTGTATCTAGATCATTCAGTAATAGTattataccaaaacccaaaatcaaacccaatgcctttgagtcgattctgactcacagtgaccctatagggcatagtagaactgccccctagggttttcaagcagcacctgggggattcaaactgatgattttttggttaggagccaagctcttaaccactgtgccaccagggctctagtattATGCCTTTAAGATGCAAAAAAAATAGTCAGGACAAATCCATATTTTACATTGTTAGGAGTCATATTGGGTCTGTCAAGAGACCGCTCCTTCCTTCCTTACTCTCACTCTGGTATGAAAGCACTGTTCTTTATTAAGTGTCGGTAAGGAGGGGCTATATCAGATTTATTCAGCTTAGCGTGTCATGGCTGAGAAGGGTCAACTCAGGCTGCTAAAGTAATGGAACAAGTGTTCGTAACAGTGGGTAACAGTGGAACCACCTTGAGCTTTGCCTGCCTTTTGTAGAAAACGTTAGCCTGCGAAGGACAGGCTTGTCGGTTGTCAAGAACATGAGAGTATATTTGAGATGGAATGTTAAAAAAGGTAACACATCTGTTCGAGACCTTTCAACCTGAAATCCACCTTTTTTTGAAAAATCGAACAGATTACTTCCCTTCTGGGTTATTCCTTTGAAGATGGGTTTATTAACTTTAAATTGCTCACGGAATTTTTAGTAGAAACTAGGGTAGCTGAACAAATCTGGAGAACGTACTACTGTTTTCTATTCTGAAGTCTTCAGGTTCACATCCTACGCAAGTTTAATAAATCAGCTTGGCAGAAGTGGTTTTCTTTAGCTTAAGTCCAAACAACTAGATTGTTTCCTGACCTTGTGCTCTGGGAAGGGGCTGATTGGAAAGATCTTTCTGAAGCATAATAAATCTTTTAAGGCAGTCCTTTAAGGCCTTCAAAGCCTTATTATATTTTGTTGCAGCTTATTGTATTCTGGTTTTTTGAAAACTGATCATTGAATTATGATATAGTATCTAATacttaggagtctctgggtggtataaaAAGTTAATGCTCATGACTGCTAGCCAAGAAGCTGTTGGAgtctaccagaggtgcctcagatgaaaggcctggtgatctccttcccccaaatcagccactgaaaaccctgcggggcacaTTTCTACTGCGGTGCacgtggggcctccatgagtaAGATCCGGCTCTACAGCAGCTGGTTACTGGTCATCTGATACCTGGCCTGCGGCCTACCACTCCTGGCAATTTTTCGCAAAGGGAAGAGGAAGTGAAATGCCAGTTTTACTACATATTGTCAGATTTTTTAGGGCAAGTATTAGGAATGGACTGACAACAGGTTGATTTCTGTTGCCACCTCCCCTTACTACCTTGATCAGGTACAGGGAGTGGGAGGGAGCCCCACTACCTTTCTGCTTTCGAGACCAAAGCTGTTCATTCTTTGCTGTAGCCTCTGCAGAAATACCCCACCTGATTCAACTTCTAATGTAGGTTCTGGTCTGTGCAAAAAAGTGTTATCCAGCCCCGGCTTCTGCCTGAACTAATGGCAGAGAAAGCAGCACTGCAGCTTTTCTCATTGAAAGTCATCATCCTCTTGGCCAAGGGCTTCCTATTTTTCTTTGTAGTTGAAAAGCTGCTGAAAAATGACTCAGTGGCCATCAAAAGGAGATTCTGGAAGAAAGGAAGTCTGCTATGGGGGTGATTTATCAAGGACCCTAACAATGATTTAAGACAAGCGCATAAATGTAAGGCTTGAAGCCAGCTGTGCTCttaattgtcaagaaaggagagactgaaagggctgactcaagacggggagagtaagtgggagtagggagtgagatgtatgtaaacttatatgtgacagactgattggatttgtaaacgttcacttgaagcttaataaaagttattataaaaaaaaaaaaaaaaaaaaaggaaaggaggcaTTACACTTAGGTGGTCTCTACCCTCGGGGAGTTTTCCACCTGAAGCACTACTTCTCTCACATGTAGGTTTGAAggaattataaattattttagacCGCTTTCTTTTGATCATATTTATCACTTTCCCCTCCTTGTTCATGGCCAAGCCTCGTCTCCTCCTTGAACCTCTCACTGGTGTAGCCCATAACTCAGCTGTCTCTTTGCTTCTCAACTGCAGATGCCACCCTCACATTCGCTATTTTCACTAGAAAAGGAGAaccttggtttctttcttttcttattccTTTTCGAAGGGTGGGATAATTAATATCCATTGAAACAATTGTTGTGTGCCAGCATTGTGTAGTCTTCTGTACCAATCTATTTTATCTAATATATGCACGGTCTCTGTCAGAGTCGGAATTATGATTTCCTTTTCTAAGAGGGGATCCGGGAGGGTTAGTGATCTTAAAAACCATGATCTTTGTATTCGACCATGGTGCATCTAAGCCAGAGTTTGACAGGAAATTGTAAACCTTAAAGGACTTGGTTTCCTCTAAGGAATTTATTCTTATCTGTGAACATCTCACTGATTGTGGTTTTCTGTAGCATGCTCTATATTGTTTCTGTTTCCACTGCAGAGTGTGATGAAGCTTCTCTGAACAATAGTGAGGAAACATGTCCTCTTACTGAAATACACCTAGACTCCTGGCAGACCTGGGATTGTTACATCCCAGTATTTATCCATACACTTGAAATGGCAGTTAAAGCATTCGATGTTACAAAAACCACATTAGAGTGCTTTTGTGAGGGTGCGAGAAAGGTCCCTAGGGATGCAAACGTTTGCATTCCACTACTAACCTaagagttggtggttcgaacctacccagcagcaccttgggagaaaggcctagtaatctactcccataaaggttacagccaagaagacctatggagcagttctgccctgtaacacatggagccac
The sequence above is drawn from the Elephas maximus indicus isolate mEleMax1 chromosome 12, mEleMax1 primary haplotype, whole genome shotgun sequence genome and encodes:
- the RNF144A gene encoding E3 ubiquitin-protein ligase RNF144A isoform X3; the protein is MVAAEIMQRYKKLQFEREVLLDPCRTWCPASSCQAVCQLQEMGLQTPQLVQCKACDMEFCSACKASWHPGKGCQDSMPVTFLPGETSSAFKMEEDDAPIKRCPKCKVYIERDEGCAQMMCKNCKHAFCWYCLESLDDDFLLIHYDKGPCRNKLGHSRASVIWHRTQVVGIFAGFGLLLLVASPFLLLATPFVLCCKCKCSKGDDDPLPT